One genomic segment of Calditerricola satsumensis includes these proteins:
- a CDS encoding enoyl-CoA hydratase, translating into MTRFAVEREERVAIVTLDHPPANTLDTAAIAELGRVLEELEADAAVKVVVLTGAGRFFAAGADIKEFVGKTPEDGEAMARAGQKVMDRLEAFPKPVIAAINGAALGGGLELAMACHIRIAADVAKLGLPEINLGLIPGFGGTQRLPRLIGRGRATELILTGEMITGEEAFRLGLVNRVVPLERLMDEARALAERIAAKSAVTAALALEALQGVEAPLAEGLDREARLFGRAFATADSREGVQAFLEKRPPNFRDR; encoded by the coding sequence CTGACGCGATTTGCAGTAGAAAGGGAAGAGCGGGTGGCCATCGTGACCCTCGACCATCCGCCGGCCAACACGCTCGACACGGCGGCCATCGCCGAGTTGGGGCGCGTGCTGGAGGAGCTGGAAGCCGACGCGGCGGTCAAGGTGGTGGTGCTGACCGGGGCGGGGCGGTTTTTTGCAGCCGGCGCCGACATCAAGGAGTTTGTCGGGAAGACGCCGGAAGACGGGGAAGCGATGGCCCGCGCCGGCCAGAAGGTGATGGATCGCCTCGAGGCGTTTCCCAAGCCGGTCATCGCCGCGATCAACGGAGCGGCCCTCGGTGGCGGCCTCGAGCTGGCGATGGCCTGCCACATCCGCATCGCCGCCGACGTGGCCAAGCTGGGCCTGCCGGAGATCAACCTCGGCCTCATCCCCGGTTTTGGCGGCACGCAGCGCCTGCCGCGCCTCATCGGGCGGGGAAGGGCGACGGAGCTGATCCTTACCGGGGAGATGATCACGGGCGAGGAAGCGTTCCGCCTCGGCCTCGTCAACCGCGTCGTGCCCCTGGAGCGCCTGATGGACGAAGCGCGGGCGCTGGCCGAACGGATTGCCGCGAAGAGCGCCGTCACGGCTGCGCTCGCCCTCGAGGCCCTGCAGGGGGTTGAGGCGCCCTTGGCCGAGGGACTGGATCGCGAGGCGCGCCTCTTTGGCCGTGCCTTCGCCACCGCGGACAGCCGCGAAGGCGTGCAGGCGTTCCTGGAGAAGCGCCCGCCCAATTTCCGCGACCGCTGA
- a CDS encoding electron transfer flavoprotein subunit beta/FixA family protein, which yields MKILVCLKQTFDTEEKVVIENGKIKEDGVEFVINPYDEYAVEEAIQLRDRFGGEVTVVSIGPDRAESALRTALAMGADKAVLVNDPALDGGDEVTISKVLAAVAKRTGFDIILCGNMAVDDGSAQVGARLAELLDIPQLTTIVKLEVDGGRVCAERDVEGDIEVVETHLPVLVTCQQGLNEPRYPSLPGIMKAKKKPLERLTLADLGLDPAQVAPKTAVVEQYLPPKKQAGRILQGELADQVKELVHLLRTEAKVI from the coding sequence ATGAAGATCCTCGTCTGCCTCAAGCAAACCTTCGACACGGAAGAGAAGGTGGTCATCGAAAACGGGAAGATCAAGGAAGACGGCGTGGAATTTGTCATCAATCCCTATGACGAGTATGCCGTCGAAGAGGCGATTCAGCTGCGCGACCGCTTCGGCGGCGAGGTGACCGTGGTGAGCATCGGGCCGGATCGGGCGGAAAGCGCCCTGCGCACGGCGCTGGCCATGGGCGCCGACAAGGCCGTTCTGGTGAACGACCCGGCCCTCGACGGCGGCGACGAGGTGACGATCAGCAAGGTGCTGGCCGCCGTGGCGAAACGGACCGGTTTTGACATCATCCTGTGCGGCAACATGGCCGTCGACGACGGCTCGGCCCAGGTGGGCGCGCGGTTGGCCGAGCTCCTGGACATTCCGCAGCTGACCACCATCGTCAAGCTGGAGGTCGACGGCGGCCGCGTCTGCGCCGAGCGGGACGTGGAAGGGGACATCGAGGTCGTCGAGACGCATCTGCCCGTCCTCGTCACCTGCCAGCAAGGGCTGAACGAGCCGCGCTACCCGTCGCTGCCGGGGATTATGAAGGCGAAGAAGAAGCCCCTGGAGCGGCTCACGCTGGCCGATCTCGGGCTGGATCCGGCCCAGGTGGCGCCGAAGACGGCCGTCGTGGAGCAGTACCTGCCACCGAAGAAGCAGGCCGGGCGCATCCTGCAGGGCGAGCTGGCCGACCAGGTGAAGGAACTCGTGCACCTCTTGCGCACCGAAGCCAAGGTGATCTGA
- a CDS encoding electron transfer flavoprotein subunit alpha/FixB family protein, translated as MSRTVLVLSEVRDGKLRNVTYECLAAAKRIAEGGPVVAAVFGTKAAAYAEALAQRGADRVIRVEHAALDAYTTDAYAQALIQVIEAVKPDAVLLGHTALGKDLAPRVAARLDVGLLSDCTDVAVEGGEVIFTRPIYAGKAFQKKKVLSGLLFATIRPNNIPPLEADASRQAVVETLGVVIENVRTEVKDVVRKTAQGVDLSEAKIIVSGGRGVKSAEGFKPLYELAEVLGGVVGASRGACDAGYCDYALQIGQTGKVVTPDLYIACGISGAIQHLAGMSNSKVIVAINKDPEAPIFQVADYGIVGDLFEVVPLLTQELRKVLQEV; from the coding sequence ATGAGCCGTACGGTCCTCGTGTTGAGCGAAGTGCGCGACGGGAAGCTGCGCAACGTCACCTATGAATGCTTGGCCGCGGCCAAGCGCATCGCCGAGGGCGGTCCGGTGGTGGCCGCCGTGTTCGGCACGAAGGCCGCCGCCTACGCGGAGGCGTTGGCCCAGCGCGGGGCGGACCGGGTGATCCGTGTCGAACACGCCGCCCTCGATGCGTACACCACCGACGCCTACGCCCAGGCCCTCATCCAGGTGATCGAAGCGGTCAAGCCCGACGCCGTCTTGCTGGGCCACACGGCGCTGGGGAAAGACCTGGCCCCGCGCGTGGCGGCGCGCCTCGATGTGGGGCTCCTTTCCGACTGCACGGATGTGGCGGTGGAAGGCGGCGAAGTGATCTTCACCCGGCCGATCTATGCGGGGAAGGCGTTCCAGAAGAAGAAGGTCCTCTCGGGCCTCCTCTTTGCCACCATCCGGCCGAACAACATTCCGCCGCTGGAGGCGGACGCGTCGCGCCAGGCGGTCGTGGAGACGCTGGGCGTGGTGATTGAGAACGTGCGCACGGAGGTCAAGGACGTCGTGCGCAAGACGGCCCAGGGCGTCGACCTGTCGGAGGCCAAGATCATCGTCTCCGGCGGCCGCGGCGTGAAGAGCGCCGAAGGGTTCAAGCCGCTGTACGAGCTGGCCGAGGTGCTCGGCGGGGTGGTGGGGGCCTCCCGCGGGGCGTGCGACGCCGGTTATTGCGATTACGCCCTGCAGATCGGGCAGACGGGGAAAGTGGTGACGCCCGACCTCTACATCGCCTGCGGCATTTCCGGGGCCATCCAGCACCTGGCCGGGATGAGCAACTCCAAGGTGATCGTGGCCATCAACAAGGACCCCGAGGCGCCCATCTTCCAGGTGGCCGATTACGGCATCGTCGGCGACCTCTTCGAAGTGGTGCCGCTCCTCACCCAGGAACTGCGCAAGGTGCTGCAGGAGGTGTGA
- a CDS encoding adenosylcobinamide-GDP ribazoletransferase, whose amino-acid sequence MGQRFWLAMQFLTRVPVPRGVAYDEAAMRAAVGYFPLVGLMLGLGYALVDAAGRWLFASPAVSSLFVVGCMLVVTGALHHDGLMDTADGLLSNKPREEMLAILRDSRVGAMGALAGSFALLAHWVLVAALPEPVRVGVLAGAPALSRWAVVWAMRQWPYAQKGGSVAGRLGQSVAARTVAVATGWVLVAWASALAVLALPRIRTDAALASWIAFAFLAPAAVWGTYRGVARLAAARLGGLTGDVYGAIAVATEMAVLAVAVACFR is encoded by the coding sequence ATGGGCCAACGTTTCTGGCTGGCCATGCAGTTTTTGACGCGCGTTCCCGTTCCCCGCGGCGTGGCGTATGACGAGGCCGCCATGCGCGCCGCCGTCGGGTACTTTCCGCTCGTCGGGCTTATGCTGGGTTTGGGCTATGCCCTGGTCGATGCCGCCGGCCGCTGGCTCTTCGCTTCGCCGGCCGTCTCCAGCCTGTTTGTCGTCGGCTGCATGCTCGTGGTTACCGGCGCGCTGCACCACGACGGGCTGATGGATACCGCCGACGGCCTCCTGAGCAACAAGCCGCGGGAGGAGATGCTGGCCATCCTGCGCGACAGCCGGGTCGGGGCGATGGGCGCCTTGGCCGGCAGCTTTGCGCTCCTGGCCCACTGGGTGCTCGTGGCCGCCCTCCCGGAGCCCGTGCGCGTGGGGGTGTTGGCGGGCGCGCCGGCCTTGAGCCGTTGGGCGGTGGTGTGGGCGATGCGCCAGTGGCCTTACGCGCAAAAAGGCGGCAGCGTGGCCGGACGGCTTGGCCAGTCCGTCGCGGCGCGCACGGTGGCCGTGGCCACGGGATGGGTCCTGGTCGCGTGGGCTTCGGCCCTGGCTGTGCTGGCGCTGCCGCGCATCCGCACCGATGCCGCGCTCGCCTCTTGGATCGCCTTTGCCTTCCTGGCCCCGGCAGCGGTGTGGGGGACCTATCGCGGCGTGGCCCGCTTGGCTGCCGCGCGCCTTGGGGGATTGACCGGCGACGTGTACGGGGCGATCGCCGTGGCGACGGAGATGGCGGTGCTGGCGGTGGCCGTGGCGTGCTTTCGGTAG
- the fadH gene encoding 2,4-dienoyl-CoA reductase, whose product MRERVAIVTGGSSGIGKAIAKKLAEAGANVVITGRNAERLEAAKAEIARAGGEVLTVPMDVRDPERVQQMVTATKEAFGRIDFLINNAAGNFLCPAENLSINGWNAVINIVLNGTWYCTQAVGKEWIAAGHPGAIVNIVTTYAWTAGPGVIHSACAKAGVLAMTRTLAVEWGSKYGIRVNAVAPGPIADTGGAERLLPDEEAVRKTVESVPLGRLGRPEEVADAVLFLLSPAAAYINGACLTVDGGQWLNRAPF is encoded by the coding sequence GTGCGCGAACGGGTGGCCATCGTGACGGGGGGATCGAGCGGGATCGGCAAGGCCATCGCCAAGAAGCTGGCGGAAGCGGGGGCCAATGTGGTGATCACCGGCCGCAACGCGGAGCGGTTGGAAGCGGCCAAGGCGGAGATCGCGCGCGCGGGCGGCGAGGTGCTCACCGTGCCGATGGACGTGCGCGACCCGGAACGGGTGCAGCAGATGGTGACGGCGACGAAGGAAGCCTTTGGGCGCATCGATTTCCTCATCAACAACGCGGCGGGCAATTTCCTCTGCCCGGCCGAAAACCTGTCCATTAACGGCTGGAACGCCGTCATCAACATCGTGCTGAACGGCACCTGGTACTGCACCCAGGCGGTGGGCAAGGAATGGATTGCCGCGGGGCATCCCGGCGCCATCGTCAACATCGTCACCACCTATGCGTGGACGGCGGGGCCGGGGGTGATTCACTCCGCCTGCGCCAAGGCGGGCGTGCTGGCCATGACGCGCACGCTGGCGGTGGAGTGGGGCAGCAAATACGGCATTCGCGTCAACGCGGTGGCGCCCGGCCCCATCGCCGATACGGGCGGCGCCGAGCGGCTGTTGCCCGACGAGGAGGCGGTTCGCAAGACCGTGGAGAGTGTGCCGCTTGGGCGGTTGGGGCGCCCCGAGGAGGTGGCCGACGCCGTCTTGTTTCTCCTGTCGCCTGCGGCGGCCTACATCAACGGCGCGTGCCTCACCGTCGACGGCGGGCAATGGCTCAACCGGGCCCCGTTTTGA
- a CDS encoding response regulator yields MHSEPAFILVIDDHESVRFTLSEILTFAGWQVETAASGWAGLARFRARRHDLVIVDYHMPDGDGLSTVRRLRALDPDVPILVLTVEERTDVAARFLEAGATDFAVKPVKAPDLISRVRLHLKMRDLVAAQRRRSAEPAGEKGICPTTLEKILAYLRAQAHPVTLAEITQGTALAYPTVHRYVQYLEETGRVVAEYDYGKVGRPRKRYRILRP; encoded by the coding sequence GTGCACAGCGAACCTGCCTTCATTCTCGTCATCGACGACCACGAAAGCGTCCGCTTCACCCTGTCCGAAATTCTTACCTTCGCCGGCTGGCAGGTCGAAACGGCGGCGAGCGGATGGGCCGGCTTGGCGCGGTTCCGTGCCCGCCGCCACGACCTCGTCATTGTCGACTACCACATGCCCGACGGCGACGGGCTCTCCACCGTGCGCCGCCTGCGCGCCCTCGACCCGGACGTCCCGATCCTCGTCCTCACCGTCGAGGAACGCACCGACGTGGCGGCGCGCTTTCTCGAGGCGGGCGCCACCGACTTCGCCGTCAAGCCAGTCAAGGCGCCGGATCTGATCTCGCGCGTCCGCCTCCACCTCAAGATGCGCGACCTCGTTGCGGCGCAACGCCGCCGCTCCGCCGAGCCCGCCGGGGAAAAGGGCATCTGCCCCACCACGCTCGAGAAGATCCTCGCCTACCTGCGCGCGCAAGCCCATCCCGTCACCCTGGCCGAGATCACCCAAGGCACCGCCCTGGCCTACCCCACGGTGCACCGCTACGTCCAGTACCTCGAAGAGACGGGGCGCGTGGTTGCCGAGTACGACTACGGCAAGGTGGGCCGCCCGCGCAAACGGTACCGCATCCTGCGGCCCTAA